One Brachybacterium aquaticum genomic region harbors:
- the secA gene encoding preprotein translocase subunit SecA: MVNLFDKILRAGEGREVRRLEAIAQRVGEAEDVFADLTDEELREESDRFRERLEDGETLDDIQVEAFAAVREAANRTLGQRPYDVQIMGGAALHRGRIAEMKTGEGKTLVATLPAYLNALAGKGVHVVTVNDYLAGYQSDIMGRVFRALGLTTGVIKSGMTPEERREQYAADITYGTNNEFGFDYLRDNMSLTPEDRVQRGHFFAIVDEVDSILIDEARTPLIISGPGSGDANKWFSEFAKVVTHLRRDRDYEVDEKKRTVGVLESGIDKVEDHLGIDNLYESLNTPLIGFLNNAIKAKELFKRDKDYVVLNGEVMIVDEHTGRILAGRRYNEGMHQAIEAKEGVKIKAENQTLATITLQNYFKLYDKLSGMTGTAETEAAEFMNTYKLGVVPIPTHRPMQREDKADRIYRTEKAKFDAVVEDIVERHETGQPVLVGTTSVEKSEYLSKLLTAQGVKHEVLNAKNHAGEAAIVAMAGAKGAVTVATNMAGRGTDIMLGGNVEFMAHAELEKRGLDAEEDPEAYEAAWDEELERAKSAVAEQHDEVVELGGLYVLGTERHESRRIDNQLRGRSGRQGDPGESRFYLSLQDDLMRLFNAGAAEQLLARGGVDESIPLTGRMVSGAIQRAQNSIESRNAEIRKNVLKYDDVLTKQRKKFYEERSRILEGEELDEHIQRFIEEVIGGTVDQHTAGKTAEDVDLEELWGALRPVYPISLTPQEVVDEVGGKENLEAKLLKEEILADARIAYEKREEELGEEGLHQLQRRVLLSVMDRRWREHLYEMDYLKEGIGLRAMAQRDPLIEYEREGHLMFNDMMAGVKEDVVGYVYNLEVQVEKAKPVVPKAVSDLLRSASAKGAAARAARASAAAPAGAVAGAEEGSEAAQGSAPVSEGAADGIAEDTAAGDDASTEVEDDDSLFGDGVESEDDAAARAEQLAQESTVVLRAKGLDDGPNARQLRYSSAEGDGAQDSATLTRAQRRRQAREGDAATATANRVSDKPEGAPQGDGGNRAQRRRAKRRRG; the protein is encoded by the coding sequence GTGGTCAACCTCTTCGACAAGATCCTGCGCGCCGGCGAAGGCCGGGAGGTCCGCAGGCTCGAAGCCATCGCCCAGCGAGTGGGTGAGGCCGAAGACGTCTTCGCGGACCTGACGGACGAGGAGCTGCGCGAGGAGTCCGACCGCTTCCGGGAGCGCCTGGAGGACGGCGAGACCCTCGACGACATCCAGGTCGAGGCCTTCGCGGCGGTCCGCGAGGCCGCGAACCGCACCCTCGGCCAGCGCCCCTACGACGTGCAGATCATGGGCGGCGCCGCGCTGCACCGCGGCCGCATCGCCGAGATGAAGACCGGTGAGGGCAAGACGCTGGTCGCGACCCTGCCCGCCTACCTCAACGCCCTGGCGGGCAAGGGCGTGCACGTCGTCACCGTGAACGACTACCTCGCCGGGTACCAGAGCGACATCATGGGCCGCGTCTTCCGCGCCCTGGGCCTGACCACCGGTGTGATCAAGTCCGGGATGACCCCGGAGGAGCGCCGCGAGCAGTACGCCGCGGACATCACCTACGGCACGAACAACGAGTTCGGCTTCGACTACCTGCGCGACAACATGTCGCTCACCCCCGAGGACCGGGTCCAGCGCGGCCACTTCTTCGCCATCGTCGACGAGGTCGACTCGATCCTCATCGACGAGGCCCGTACGCCGCTGATCATCTCCGGGCCCGGCTCCGGGGACGCGAACAAGTGGTTCAGCGAGTTCGCGAAGGTCGTCACCCACCTGCGCCGCGACCGCGACTACGAGGTCGACGAGAAGAAGCGCACCGTGGGCGTGCTCGAGTCCGGGATCGACAAGGTCGAGGACCACCTGGGCATCGACAACCTCTACGAGTCGCTGAACACGCCGCTGATCGGCTTCCTCAACAACGCCATCAAGGCCAAGGAGCTGTTCAAGCGGGACAAGGACTACGTGGTCCTCAACGGCGAGGTGATGATCGTCGACGAGCACACCGGCCGCATCCTCGCCGGGCGCCGCTACAACGAGGGCATGCACCAGGCCATCGAGGCCAAGGAGGGGGTGAAGATCAAGGCCGAGAACCAGACCCTCGCCACGATCACCCTCCAGAACTACTTCAAGCTCTACGACAAGCTCTCGGGCATGACCGGCACCGCCGAGACCGAGGCGGCCGAGTTCATGAACACCTACAAGCTGGGCGTGGTGCCGATCCCGACGCACCGCCCCATGCAGCGCGAGGACAAGGCCGACCGCATCTACCGCACCGAGAAGGCGAAGTTCGACGCGGTCGTCGAGGACATCGTCGAGCGGCACGAGACCGGCCAGCCGGTGCTGGTGGGCACCACCAGCGTCGAGAAGAGCGAGTACCTCTCCAAGCTGCTGACCGCCCAGGGCGTCAAGCACGAGGTCCTCAACGCCAAGAACCACGCCGGTGAGGCCGCGATCGTGGCCATGGCCGGTGCGAAGGGCGCCGTCACCGTCGCCACGAACATGGCCGGTCGCGGCACCGACATCATGCTCGGCGGCAACGTCGAGTTCATGGCCCATGCCGAGCTGGAGAAGCGCGGACTGGACGCCGAGGAGGATCCCGAGGCGTACGAGGCCGCGTGGGACGAGGAGCTCGAGCGCGCCAAGAGCGCGGTCGCCGAGCAGCACGATGAGGTCGTGGAGCTGGGCGGTCTGTACGTGCTGGGCACCGAGCGGCACGAGTCCCGTCGCATCGACAACCAGCTGCGCGGCCGCTCCGGCCGTCAGGGCGACCCGGGCGAGTCCCGCTTCTACCTGTCCCTGCAGGACGACCTGATGCGCCTGTTCAACGCGGGCGCTGCCGAGCAGCTCCTGGCCCGCGGCGGCGTGGACGAGTCGATCCCGCTGACCGGTCGCATGGTCTCCGGCGCGATCCAGCGCGCGCAGAACTCGATCGAGTCGCGCAACGCCGAGATCCGCAAGAACGTCCTGAAGTACGACGACGTCCTGACCAAGCAGCGCAAGAAGTTCTACGAGGAGCGCTCGCGCATCCTCGAGGGCGAGGAGCTCGACGAGCACATCCAGCGCTTCATCGAGGAGGTCATCGGCGGCACCGTCGACCAGCACACCGCCGGGAAGACCGCCGAGGACGTCGACCTCGAGGAGCTGTGGGGCGCGCTGCGTCCCGTCTACCCGATCTCGCTGACCCCGCAGGAGGTCGTCGACGAGGTGGGCGGCAAGGAGAACCTCGAGGCGAAGCTGCTGAAGGAGGAGATCCTCGCCGACGCCCGGATCGCCTACGAGAAGCGCGAGGAGGAGCTCGGCGAGGAGGGCCTGCACCAGCTGCAGCGCCGCGTGCTGCTGAGCGTCATGGACCGCCGCTGGCGCGAGCACCTCTACGAGATGGACTACCTCAAGGAGGGCATCGGCCTGCGCGCCATGGCCCAGCGCGACCCGCTCATCGAGTACGAGCGCGAGGGCCACCTCATGTTCAACGACATGATGGCCGGGGTGAAGGAGGATGTGGTCGGCTACGTCTACAACCTCGAGGTCCAGGTCGAGAAGGCCAAGCCCGTGGTCCCCAAGGCCGTCAGCGACCTGCTGCGCAGCGCGTCCGCGAAGGGCGCCGCCGCCCGCGCCGCCCGGGCGAGCGCCGCGGCTCCGGCCGGTGCGGTTGCCGGCGCGGAGGAGGGCTCCGAGGCCGCGCAGGGCTCGGCGCCGGTCTCCGAGGGGGCTGCCGACGGGATCGCCGAGGACACCGCCGCCGGGGACGACGCCTCCACCGAGGTCGAGGACGACGACTCGCTGTTCGGCGACGGGGTGGAGTCCGAGGACGACGCCGCGGCCCGCGCGGAGCAGCTGGCCCAGGAGAGCACCGTGGTGCTGCGAGCCAAGGGCCTGGACGACGGGCCGAATGCCCGTCAGCTGCGCTACAGCTCCGCCGAGGGGGACGGCGCGCAGGACTCCGCGACCCTCACCCGCGCCCAGCGCCGCCGTCAGGCCCGCGAGGGTGATGCGGCCACCGCCACCGCTAACCGTGTCTCCGACAAGCCCGAGGGCGCGCCCCAGGGCGACGGCGGCAACCGCGCCCAGCGCCGCCGGGCGAAGCGCCGCCGCGGCTGA
- a CDS encoding sensor histidine kinase: MPSLSKFLADNPDLSGKEADWLQHLVGDWNLLSDLLRTDLVLWIRGEEGALAVAHCRPATGSTVYYEDPVGTVRSAVTGDPEDPDAAADPEGAEIARLLAGGEPTEEPTPIEREGRSATGVMVPVRKNGRTLAVLAAESPDSDATPSDNETHQRRLGVRVLEMLQHGAFPIEGAPIPPRRGAPRVGDGVVELDEAGVVQWTSPNARSAFHRFGIAGELTGTTLAELSTEVLQSRSPVDESLPLVLMGRAAWRSDMQARGGTLSLRAVPLTQNGTRTGALILVRDVTELRRRERELITKDATIREVHHRVKNNLQTVAALLRMQSRRMKTDEAREALAEAMRRVSTIALVHESLLQGSEEAVHFDEVIDRCLRLAVDAASATVHRAGSPRLTDAQVEVRTEKIGRVGTIRAEEATPLALVVTELATNAVEHGLSETGGTLTIRSERTGSHLVISIEDDGNGMGAAKPTGLGTNIALTLVQGQLGGTLTWENRPEGGTAAVVDVYLDPLTL; encoded by the coding sequence ATGCCGAGCCTGTCCAAGTTCCTCGCCGACAACCCCGACCTCTCCGGGAAGGAGGCGGACTGGCTCCAGCACCTCGTCGGGGACTGGAACCTCCTGTCCGACCTGCTGCGCACCGACCTGGTGCTGTGGATCCGCGGCGAGGAGGGAGCGCTCGCCGTGGCGCACTGCCGCCCGGCGACCGGCTCGACCGTCTACTACGAGGACCCGGTGGGCACCGTCCGCAGCGCCGTCACTGGCGATCCCGAGGACCCCGACGCCGCCGCGGACCCGGAAGGAGCGGAGATCGCGCGCCTGCTCGCCGGCGGGGAGCCCACCGAGGAGCCCACCCCGATCGAGCGCGAGGGCCGCAGCGCCACCGGCGTGATGGTGCCGGTGCGCAAGAACGGTCGCACCCTCGCGGTGCTCGCGGCCGAGAGCCCTGACAGCGACGCGACCCCCAGCGACAACGAGACCCACCAGCGCCGGCTCGGGGTGCGGGTGCTGGAGATGCTCCAGCACGGCGCGTTCCCCATCGAAGGCGCACCGATCCCGCCCCGCCGCGGCGCGCCGCGCGTCGGGGACGGCGTCGTCGAACTGGACGAGGCCGGGGTCGTGCAGTGGACGTCGCCGAACGCCCGCTCGGCCTTCCACCGATTCGGCATCGCCGGCGAGCTCACCGGCACGACCCTCGCGGAGCTGTCCACAGAGGTCCTCCAGAGCCGCAGCCCCGTTGACGAATCCCTGCCGCTCGTGCTCATGGGCCGCGCCGCCTGGCGCTCCGACATGCAGGCGCGCGGCGGCACCCTGTCACTGCGGGCGGTGCCCCTGACCCAGAACGGCACGCGCACCGGCGCCCTCATCCTGGTCCGCGACGTCACCGAGCTGCGCCGCCGGGAGCGGGAGCTGATCACCAAGGACGCGACGATCCGCGAGGTCCACCACCGGGTGAAGAACAACCTCCAGACCGTCGCGGCGCTGCTGCGCATGCAGTCGCGGCGCATGAAGACGGACGAGGCGCGCGAGGCGCTCGCCGAGGCGATGCGGCGCGTGTCCACGATCGCGCTCGTGCACGAGTCGCTGCTGCAGGGCTCGGAGGAGGCGGTCCACTTCGACGAGGTGATCGATCGCTGCCTGCGCCTGGCGGTGGACGCCGCCAGCGCCACGGTCCACCGCGCCGGCAGCCCGCGACTGACCGATGCGCAGGTCGAGGTGCGCACGGAGAAGATCGGACGGGTCGGCACCATCCGTGCCGAGGAGGCGACGCCGCTGGCGCTGGTGGTGACGGAGCTGGCGACCAATGCGGTCGAGCACGGGCTCTCCGAGACCGGCGGGACGCTCACGATCCGCAGCGAGCGGACGGGGTCGCACCTGGTGATCTCGATCGAGGACGATGGCAACGGGATGGGGGCCGCGAAGCCGACGGGGCTGGGCACCAACATCGCGCTCACCCTGGTGCAGGGCCAGCTCGGAGGCACTCTGACCTGGGAGAACCGTCCCGAGGGCGGGACGGCTGCCGTGGTGGACGTCTACCTGGATCCGCTCACGCTCTGA
- a CDS encoding LysM peptidoglycan-binding domain-containing protein has translation MGDEQHTAGGPRLGPALFGAVISAGGATAMAVTATVLEGAGRTAHGEDRLIALVLVALALLGTALCLYLAVIWGLAAAILLTGPAGRTGRMLLGVLRVMAPRLARRLSVGAAVATATTGLVLGPALAVEGPAHPDLHDAEPVASQILEELPLVLPAETGDHSAAENSGPGPADDPAADADDSSPRPPLGWGDPTPAEALEEDSDDTAAPESGGTDSTATESAPPRTVVVQAGDSLWTLTDDLLGPLPDDPAVIAASWPALYEANADVIGPDADLLVPGQVLTVPAALEGQETS, from the coding sequence ATGGGGGATGAGCAGCACACCGCAGGAGGTCCGAGACTCGGACCAGCCCTGTTCGGAGCGGTGATCAGCGCCGGCGGTGCCACCGCCATGGCCGTCACCGCCACGGTCCTGGAGGGCGCGGGCCGCACGGCCCACGGAGAGGACCGACTGATCGCCCTCGTGCTGGTGGCACTCGCGCTGCTGGGCACCGCGCTCTGCCTGTATCTCGCCGTCATCTGGGGGCTGGCCGCGGCGATCCTCCTGACCGGACCTGCCGGACGGACGGGACGGATGCTGCTGGGCGTCCTGCGGGTCATGGCACCGCGCCTCGCACGCCGGCTGAGCGTCGGGGCAGCGGTCGCCACGGCCACGACCGGGCTGGTGCTCGGCCCTGCCCTGGCGGTCGAGGGACCTGCGCACCCGGACCTGCACGACGCCGAGCCCGTCGCCTCGCAGATCCTGGAGGAGCTTCCGCTCGTGCTCCCTGCGGAGACCGGCGACCACAGCGCCGCCGAGAACAGCGGACCCGGTCCCGCGGACGACCCGGCAGCGGATGCCGACGACTCCTCGCCCCGGCCGCCCCTGGGCTGGGGCGACCCCACCCCCGCCGAGGCGCTCGAGGAGGACAGCGACGACACCGCTGCTCCCGAGAGCGGCGGCACGGACAGCACCGCCACCGAGTCGGCACCGCCGCGCACTGTGGTCGTCCAGGCGGGCGACTCGCTGTGGACCCTCACCGACGATCTTCTCGGGCCCCTGCCCGACGACCCCGCGGTGATCGCCGCGTCCTGGCCCGCGCTGTACGAGGCCAATGCGGACGTGATCGGTCCCGACGCGGACCTGCTCGTGCCGGGACAGGTGCTGACCGTTCCCGCGGCCCTGGAGGGGCAGGAGACATCATGA
- a CDS encoding helix-turn-helix domain-containing protein yields MPPRFVPLSDVAEMLSISASQAYALVRSGELRAIKVGGRGQWRVEVTEIESYIQRSYKRTEELLAEERALENGRSGS; encoded by the coding sequence ATGCCGCCTCGCTTCGTCCCGCTCTCCGACGTCGCGGAGATGCTCTCCATCTCCGCCTCCCAGGCCTACGCCCTCGTCCGCTCCGGCGAGCTGCGGGCGATCAAGGTCGGGGGCCGCGGGCAGTGGCGGGTCGAGGTGACCGAGATCGAGTCCTACATCCAGCGCAGCTACAAGCGCACCGAGGAGCTCCTCGCCGAGGAGCGGGCACTGGAGAACGGCCGCTCCGGGAGCTGA
- a CDS encoding DUF6912 family protein, whose amino-acid sequence MRIYLTLTAEDRAALESARTALPLTPGRAAWAVTAQGRTAFPGEDEEDLEYEALQDAVHVAYSTGSPRERALVIAADVPDTTIVEAEDGGAFGVRLTAEASARIASFHVTELDAAAAEADDTDPALLWFDAAEPAAALAFLDATAAAG is encoded by the coding sequence ATGAGGATCTACCTGACCCTGACCGCCGAGGACCGCGCCGCGCTCGAGAGCGCCCGCACCGCGCTGCCGCTCACGCCGGGACGCGCAGCCTGGGCCGTCACCGCGCAGGGTCGCACCGCTTTTCCCGGCGAGGACGAGGAGGACCTCGAGTACGAGGCGCTCCAGGATGCCGTCCACGTCGCCTACAGCACGGGCAGCCCCCGCGAGCGGGCGCTCGTCATCGCGGCCGACGTCCCCGACACCACGATCGTCGAGGCGGAGGACGGCGGCGCCTTCGGGGTGCGGCTGACCGCCGAGGCGTCGGCACGGATCGCCAGCTTCCACGTCACCGAGCTCGACGCCGCCGCCGCGGAGGCGGACGACACCGACCCGGCGCTGCTGTGGTTCGATGCGGCCGAGCCCGCCGCGGCGCTCGCCTTCCTGGACGCCACCGCCGCGGCCGGCTGA
- a CDS encoding AAA family ATPase → MIDIVLCASGSDEVRIVHDLAMDRGRSARVVRRCADLAETLAVVSAGIGDVVLIDVSVRGLGRDAVAALSRDAAVIGLRSQDDVEGTGAGLRQVLPAESSVEEILAAVTAAVAGEEPSGDWLQEPEAEARPTGRLVTVWGPVGAPGRSTVAANLAAEAALAGQHTVLVDADTHGPALSQMLGVLDEAPGLVAAARAHDRGTLDEEMLDSLLPTAQPQLRLLSGIGVPARWAELRRGAMDGVWTALRHRGDLVVADVAAMLEEDEELSYDTAAPQRNAAAMSAIESSDAVVAVVTADPVSITRFLRDHSRLEELGTTELHVIVNRVGAPVPGDRVRELIASRVRVDSLHLLPDEPTICRTAAWDGALLAESAPRSALRKGLRDIAASMVLQGAPASAEASSGR, encoded by the coding sequence GTGATCGACATCGTCCTGTGCGCCTCCGGCAGCGACGAGGTGCGCATCGTCCACGACCTCGCCATGGACCGTGGACGCTCGGCCCGCGTGGTGCGTCGCTGCGCCGACCTCGCCGAGACCCTCGCCGTGGTGTCGGCCGGCATCGGCGACGTGGTCCTTATCGACGTCTCCGTGCGCGGGCTGGGGCGCGATGCCGTCGCCGCCCTCTCCCGCGACGCGGCCGTGATCGGCCTGCGCTCCCAGGACGACGTCGAAGGGACCGGAGCAGGCCTGCGCCAGGTGCTGCCGGCGGAGTCCTCCGTCGAGGAGATTCTCGCCGCGGTGACTGCGGCCGTGGCAGGGGAGGAGCCCTCGGGGGACTGGCTGCAGGAGCCCGAGGCGGAGGCGCGGCCGACGGGCAGACTCGTGACCGTGTGGGGCCCGGTCGGGGCCCCGGGCCGCTCGACCGTCGCCGCGAACCTCGCGGCGGAGGCGGCGCTCGCTGGACAGCACACCGTGCTGGTGGACGCCGACACCCACGGCCCCGCGCTCAGCCAGATGCTCGGCGTGCTCGACGAGGCGCCCGGACTGGTCGCCGCCGCCCGCGCGCACGACCGCGGCACCCTGGACGAGGAGATGCTCGACTCCCTGCTCCCGACGGCGCAGCCGCAGCTGCGCCTGCTCAGCGGCATCGGCGTGCCCGCGCGCTGGGCCGAGCTGCGTCGCGGCGCGATGGACGGGGTGTGGACCGCGCTGCGTCATCGCGGGGACCTGGTCGTCGCGGATGTCGCCGCGATGCTCGAGGAGGACGAGGAGCTGAGCTACGACACCGCCGCGCCCCAGCGCAACGCCGCCGCGATGAGCGCGATCGAGTCCTCGGACGCGGTGGTCGCCGTGGTCACCGCGGACCCGGTCAGCATCACCCGCTTCCTGCGCGACCACTCCCGGCTCGAGGAGCTCGGGACCACCGAGCTGCACGTCATCGTCAACCGCGTCGGAGCCCCGGTGCCCGGGGACCGCGTGCGCGAGCTGATCGCGTCACGGGTGAGGGTGGACTCCCTGCACCTTCTGCCGGACGAGCCGACCATCTGCCGCACCGCGGCCTGGGACGGTGCGTTGCTCGCCGAGTCGGCGCCGCGCTCCGCGCTGCGCAAGGGGCTGCGGGACATCGCCGCCTCCATGGTGCTGCAGGGAGCTCCCGCCTCGGCCGAGGCGTCCAGCGGCCGGTGA
- a CDS encoding Rv3235 family protein, translating into MSDTDQSVIPAVAAVGGPNDPRSVERLIEPVARRAVEIIRDMRPENALSRLVTPEVASTLARRAALTRRLRASAGYAPTRQLQVTGVRMCVVNEHTVEASCVLREPDRARFLAMRWELRHSGWRVTVLEIG; encoded by the coding sequence ATGAGCGACACCGATCAGAGCGTCATCCCGGCTGTCGCCGCCGTCGGCGGCCCGAACGACCCCCGCTCCGTCGAGAGGCTGATCGAGCCGGTCGCTCGCCGGGCGGTCGAGATCATCCGCGACATGCGCCCCGAGAACGCGCTGTCGCGGCTGGTCACGCCGGAGGTCGCCAGCACTCTGGCCCGGCGCGCCGCTCTCACCCGTCGGCTGCGGGCGTCCGCCGGCTACGCCCCGACCAGGCAGCTGCAGGTCACCGGGGTGCGGATGTGCGTGGTCAACGAGCACACCGTGGAGGCCAGCTGCGTGCTGCGAGAGCCGGACCGCGCCCGCTTCCTCGCCATGCGCTGGGAGCTGAGGCACAGCGGCTGGCGGGTCACCGTGCTCGAGATCGGCTGA
- a CDS encoding SAF domain-containing protein yields the protein MRLRRPRWKDPRLIVGIVLVLASVLMGALLVSRLSATTPVLVARGPIVPGDALEASDLQTVELRLGDQHGLYVGDLDAIPEGAVATATVGAGELLPVSAVGQPADVPLRPVVIPVEATVAESVVPGATVELWHTSPEVQDGGTGEAALLVPDAVVRRIDEGSSLGMRSMSVEVLVPAESLADVLEVLSKDERLDVIGVPGAHGVSP from the coding sequence ATGAGGCTGCGACGGCCGCGATGGAAGGATCCGCGGCTGATCGTCGGGATCGTGCTGGTCCTGGCGAGCGTGCTGATGGGGGCGCTGCTGGTCTCTCGGCTCTCGGCGACCACCCCCGTGCTCGTCGCCCGCGGACCGATCGTGCCGGGTGACGCTCTGGAGGCCTCGGACCTGCAGACCGTCGAGCTCCGTCTCGGGGACCAGCATGGTCTGTACGTCGGGGACCTCGACGCGATCCCTGAGGGCGCCGTGGCCACGGCCACGGTGGGGGCCGGCGAGCTGCTGCCGGTCTCCGCCGTCGGTCAGCCCGCGGACGTCCCGCTCCGCCCGGTCGTGATCCCCGTCGAGGCTACGGTCGCCGAGTCCGTGGTCCCGGGGGCGACCGTCGAGCTGTGGCACACCTCCCCGGAGGTCCAGGACGGCGGCACCGGTGAGGCGGCTCTGCTGGTGCCGGATGCTGTGGTCAGGCGCATCGATGAGGGAAGCTCCCTGGGCATGCGCTCGATGTCGGTGGAGGTGCTCGTGCCGGCGGAGAGCCTCGCGGACGTCCTCGAGGTGCTCTCCAAGGACGAGCGGCTGGACGTGATCGGGGTGCCGGGAGCGCACGGGGTCTCGCCGTGA
- a CDS encoding WhiB family transcriptional regulator: MDWRHRAECLNHDPELFFPIGNTGPAITQIQEAKAVCQKCDVMTACLKFALETGQDSGVWGGLSEDERRSLKRRNARARRAG, from the coding sequence ATGGACTGGCGCCACCGTGCCGAGTGCCTCAACCATGATCCCGAGCTGTTCTTCCCCATCGGGAACACCGGACCGGCGATCACGCAGATCCAGGAGGCGAAGGCGGTGTGCCAGAAGTGCGACGTCATGACCGCCTGCCTGAAGTTCGCCCTGGAGACCGGCCAGGACTCGGGCGTCTGGGGCGGCCTGTCCGAGGATGAGCGCCGCTCCCTCAAGCGCCGCAACGCCCGCGCCCGCCGCGCCGGCTGA
- a CDS encoding DUF2505 domain-containing protein yields MKLHETLHLPLPARSAAGMYADPEYTEIRRRTLGASEATSDVDGDPAGAFTVRTELSLPTDKVPDIVKPFVGSSVTVKEEQAWSAPATDGSRTGTMGLEVVGTPAGLTADLRLTGTDQHSAEVVIDGDLTAKIPLLGGKIEKAALPYVSKVLRAEERSAAAYRDRSAG; encoded by the coding sequence ATGAAGCTCCACGAGACCCTGCACCTGCCGCTGCCCGCGCGTTCCGCGGCAGGGATGTATGCCGACCCCGAGTACACCGAGATCCGCCGCCGCACGCTCGGCGCCTCCGAGGCGACCTCCGACGTCGACGGCGACCCGGCCGGTGCGTTCACCGTCCGCACCGAGCTGTCGCTGCCCACCGACAAGGTCCCGGACATCGTCAAGCCCTTCGTCGGTTCGTCGGTGACCGTCAAGGAGGAGCAGGCGTGGTCCGCTCCGGCCACGGACGGCAGCCGCACCGGCACGATGGGCCTGGAGGTGGTGGGCACTCCCGCGGGCCTGACCGCCGATCTGCGCCTGACCGGCACGGACCAGCACAGCGCCGAGGTCGTGATCGACGGCGACCTCACGGCGAAGATCCCGCTGCTGGGCGGGAAGATCGAGAAGGCAGCTCTGCCCTACGTCTCCAAGGTGCTGCGCGCCGAGGAGCGCTCCGCGGCCGCATACCGGGACCGTTCGGCGGGCTGA